TCCCCCGCCAGCTCCGCTCCGCACGCCGGAACAAAAAGATTGGAGTCCGGCAGGAAACCCGACGAGCTTTGGCGAATACTGTTCATAGCGGCGCCCTTGGCGGGAGCGCCCTCTCCTAAAGGCGGGAGCGAAGAGCCGGTCCCACGGCGGGGGCCGGCTCTTCGGCTTTTTTGTCAGCCGACCCCTCGGCGCCCGTCACCGTGTCGGCGAACCGGCCACATGTCGTGATTGGGCGACACGCGACCGCGCTGTTCGGGCGACTACCCGGTCACCGTGTCGGCGAACGGGCCACATGTCGTGATTGGGCGACACGCGTCCGGGAGGGGGGTGGGCGGGGCCGGGCAACGCGAACGCCCCCTCCGCCGTGGGGCGAAGGGGGCGTGGGTACTGGTCGGGCTAGTAGCTGGCCGTCCCGTTCACCGTGCTGCGCTCGGCGCGGGAGTCCAGCAGGAGGGGGATGACGTTCTTGGACTGCTGGGCCATCGGGAAGACGGCCTGGTCGCCGTCGACGGTCCAGTCGACCTCGTGCAGGCCGAGGACGCCGGTCAGCGTCCCGTGCACCCCCTCGGCCTTGGTCAGCGCGGAGGCCGGGATGCGGTATTCCTCGGCGCCGGGGTCGTCGAAGGTCTGGGGCTGCAACGACGCGAGGCTGGTGCTGGGGTGGGCCTCGTCCTGGCCGTCGAACCACACCGTCCCCTGGGCAGCGCCGTCCTCGGCACGGCGGACCGGGGCACCGGCGGTGATCGCCATGGACGCCTCACCCTTCTCGGAGAGGTGGCGGATCGCGGCGTCCATCACCACGCGCTGCGACGCGACGCGGCGGAACAGGTTGTTGGTGGCCTCCGACGGGTCGTGGGGGCGGGCGGAGACGGCCGACTCGACCAGGATGCCCATGGCGTTGCGCAGGCCCGTGGCGTTGCGGGCGATCCCGTCGTCCCAGTCGCCGGCGGTCTGGACACCGGTGGGCGCGCCGACGGGCGTCTGCAGCGGGCCGTAGTTGGGGCCAACCTTGGCCAGGCCGTACTCGTCGGCGGTGTAGCCAGCGGCCTCGCAGTCGGCCTTGATGTAGTCCAGGCAGAACTCCTTGGCGCCGGCCCGGACCTGCTCGTCGACGTTGAGGTTGCGGGGCCACAGGTAGAGGACGTCGTCGTCGTAGAGCACCGGCTGACCGGGGCCGTACTCGTGGTGGTCCACGATCATGTACGGACGCCACACGTTGCCTGCCTCGGCGTAGGCACGGGCCTCGCGCGTCCGCAGGTTCAGGTGGTCGCGGTTGATGTCGGTCACGCCGTTCTCGCGTGCGTTGCGCTGCCGACCACGGGGGTTGGCCGTCGGGGTGACGATGATGTTCACCTTCGACAGCAGCTCCAACAGCGTGGGGTCGGTGGTGAAGGCGAGGTCACGGATCAGCTCGATCCCGGCCTCGCGACCTGCCGGCTCGTTGCCGTGCTGGGAGCAGAGGATGTAGACCGTCGGCCGCGTGCCCGGCGTCGCGACGTCACCCGTGTGGTCGGTGCCGAAGGCGAACAGGTGCACCGGCAGGGTGCCCTCGCTCCCGTCGCGCCGTACGCAGTCGTCGAGGTCGGTCTGGCCGATGACGTCCATCGTGAACCGGTTCGGCGACTTCGGGCCGAGGATGGAGTCGAAGAAGTCGAGCTCGGCGGCGTGGCTGGTCCAGCCGGTCCGGCCCCCGGCCTCGAAGGGCGTCTGCGGGGCGGAGCCATCCTGGGCGAACGCAGGCGCGCTCAGCAGGGTGGGCAGGGAGAACGCGCCGGCGGCAGCCGCGCTGGAAGCGGCGCGGCCGAGGAACATGCGTCGGGAGAGCGACATCGGTCGGGTGACCTTTCGAGGAGCAGGAGGGGACGTCCTGCTCTGGGTTCGACGTCGCGACGTCGAACTCCTCCCCCGGACCGGTCGCTACGCGGTCAACGCCTCGACGACGTGGTCGATGGAGGCGAGCAGCTGCTCGACGTCGGCGGTGTCGACCGCGGGGAAGACGCCCAGGCGCAGCTGGTTGCGGCCGAGCTTGCGGTAGGCCTCGGTGTCGAGGATGCCGTTGGCCCGCAGGATGCTGGAGACCTGGGAGGCGTCGATGGCGTCGTCGAGGTCGACGGTGCAGACCACCGGCGAGCGGTCGGCCGGGTCGGCCACGAACGGGGTCGCCCAGTCGCGGTCCTCGGCCCAGCCGTAGACCAGGCCGGACTTCTCGCGGCAGTCCTCGGCGACGGCGGACAGGCCACCCTCACCCAGCAGCCACTCCACGGAGTCGGCGAGGAGGAACAGCGAGGACACGGCCGGCGTGTTGTAGGTCTGGTCCTTGGCGGAGTTGTCCAGCACGATCGACAGGTCCAGGGACGGCGGCGTCGGCCGACCCGTTGCACGGATGCCGCCGATGCGGGCCTGCGCCGCCGGCGACAGCAGGGCGACACACAGGCCGCCCTCGGCGCCGAAGGCCTTCTGGGGAGAGAAGTAGTAGGCGTCGACCTCGGTGGGGTCGAACTCGATCGCGCCGGCCCCGGAGGTGGCGTCGACCAGGACCAGGCCGTTTCCGGCCGGACGCGTGACCGGCATGGTCACGCCGGTCGAGGTCTCGTTGTGGGTCAACGCGTAGACGTCGACACCCTCGATCCGCTCCATCGTCGGGTGGGTGCCCACCTCGGACTCCACCGTGACGGGCGACTCCAGGTGCGGGGCGATCTCGGCGGACTTGGCGAACTTGGAGGAGAACTCGCCGAACACGGCGTGCGCCGAGCGCTGCTCGATCAGGCCGTAGCAGGCCGCGTCCCAGAAGAAGGTCGCCCCACCGTTGGTGACCGCGACCTCGTAGTCCTCGGGCAGGCCGAAGTACGCCTTCATCCCCGAGCGGATCCGCCCCACGATGTCCTTGACCGCAGGCTTGCGGTGCGAGGTGCCGAGGATGGTCGGGCCGGCCGCAGCGAGGCGGTCGACTGACTCCTGGCGCACCTTGGAGGGGCCGCAACCGAAGCGGCCGTCGGCGGGAAGCAGGTCGGCGGGAATGGTGATGTCGCTCATCGCCGTCAGGGTAGACGACGCCGGCAGCCCCACCCGACGGGCCAACGGTGCCAACCGGGCAGTGACGCCGGGCCACCCGGTCAGCTGTCGGGGATCTCCGCGAACCCGTCGGCGAGCGGCTGGCCGCACAGCGACGCCACCTGCTCGTGGACCGCGGCGGTGGCCTGCCGCCGGGACCGGGGCGAGTCGTCGGGCAGGTGGACGGCCTCGCCGAAGTGCACGCCCACGACGCCCCTGTGCGGGCGCTGCATCGACGGACGTGCCTGGCCGCGGGGCCAGACCTCCGCCATGCCGGTCATCCCGACGGGGACGATCGGCACGTCGGCTGCCGCAGCCATGCGCGCCATGCCGGACCGGAAGCGGTACAGCCGACCGTCCGTCGACCGGGTGCCCTCGGGGAAGATGCCGATCAGCGCCCCCGCCCGCAGCAACGTCACCGCGACGTCGAGGGCGCTGAGGTCGGCGCTGCCGCGCTCGACGGGGATCATGCCCATGGCGACGTTGTAGCGGCCCGACAGCCCCTCGGCGAGGGAGGCCTTGCCGAAGAAGCGCATCGGTCGCGGGCTGGCCGCGCCCATGGCGAAGTGGTCGAGGAAGGAGCGGTGGTTGGCGGCGAGCAGCGCCCCTCCCGAGGACGGCACCTGTCCCGTCCCGGTCACGGTGGCGCGCAGCCACCACAGCACGGTGGGGCCCATCACGGCATGGCTGATCCGCATGGGTGGGGTCGTCGGCCCGTCCCCTGCGACGCCTGCGCCCGGATCGGAGGGGGTCCGGCCCTCGGCGTCGGCCTGACTCACGCGAACAGGCCGCCGTCGACCTGCAGGACGGTGCCGTTGACGTAGGCAGCCTCGTCGCTGCACAGGAAGGCGATGGCGGCGGCGATCTCCTCGGCCTCGCCGAGCCGCCCGGCCGGGATCCGGTCCAGCATGTCCGCGGTGTCGACCTCGTCGGTCATGGCGGTGCTGATGAAGCCGGGGGCGACGGCGTTGACGGTGATGTTGCGCTTGCCGACCTCGCGGGCCAACGACTTGGTCAGCCCGACCAGGCCGGCCTTGGAGGCGGCGTAGTTGGCCTGGCCGGCGTTGCCGTGCAGCCCGACGACGCTGGTGACGTTGACGATGCGACCGAAGCGGGCGCGCAGCATCCGTCGCAGGACCGCGCGGGACAGCCGGAACGACGCGGTCAGGTTGACGTCGAGCACGCGCGCGAAGGCGTCGTCGTCCATGCCGAAGACCAGGCCGTCGGCGGTGATGCCGGCGTTGTTGACCAGCACGGCCACCCCACCGACGTCCTCGGCGGCCTCGGCGAGGGGCTCGACGGAGGTGGACAGGTCGGCCCGCACCGCCCGTGCGGCCACGCCGGCGTCCTCGCAGGCAGCCACCACAGCCGCTGCGCCGTCTGCGTCGCCGCCGAAGCCGACCAGGACGTTGCGGCCCTGGCGGGCCAGGGCGACGGCGGTTGCGGCGCCGATGCCCTTGGAGGCGCCGGTGACCAGCGCCCAGGTGCGGTCGTCGGTTGGCTGATCGGTCATCGGTCTACAGGTCCTCTGGCGTGGTGATGGCGATGCGGTCGATGCCGCGATCGATGCGCTTGATCATGGCGGTCAGCACGGCGGTGGCGCCGAGCTCGACGACCTGTTCGATGCCGGCGTCACGCATGGTCAGCACGCTCTCGCGCCAGCGGACGGGGCTGGTGACCTGATCACGCAGCAGGGTGGGCCATTCGGCCGCCGCGGTGTGGGGGGCCGCGTCGACGTTGGCGACGACGGGCACGGTGGCGTCGGCGAAGGGTGCGGCGTCCAGCGCCTCGCCCAACGGGCCGACGGCAGCAGCCATGTGCGGCGAGTGGTAGGCCGCGCCGACGGGGATGTCGCGCACCTTGCCCTTGCCCTCGGCCAGGATCGCTTTGACCGCTGCCAGCTGCTCGACCGTGCCGCTGACCGTGATCTGCCCGACGGCGTTGTCGTTGGCGACGTGCGCACCAGCCCGTTCACAGGCGGCCGTCACCTCCTCCACCTCGAAGCCGAGCGCGGCGATCATCGTGCCGGGCATGTCGTCGGCGGCGTCCTGGGTGGCGCGGGCCCGGACGTCGACCAGGCGCAGGGCGCTGGCGAAGTCGAGCACGTCGGCGGCGACGAGGGCGTCGTACTCCCCCAACGAGTGGCCGGCGACGAACGCTGGTCCGCTGCCGGGGGTGTTCGCCTGCCATGCCTCCAGCAGGACGATGTGGTGGACGAACAGCGCGACCTGGCAGTTCCGCGGCTCCCGCAGCTCCTCCGCGGGTGCGGCCAGCCCCAGCCGGGACACGTCGAGGCCGAGCACGTCGTCGGCCTCGGCCCAGCGTGCGAAGGACGGGTGGTCCTGCCAGGGCTCGGCCATGCCGGGTTGCTGGCTCCCCTGGCCGGGGAACACCAGCGCCATCGTGCTCATGCGGATCGTGCCTTTCTGTCCAGTGCGTCGGAGACGGCCGCGACGAGCCTGCCATAGGTGGTGACGTCTGCGGTATCGGCTTCGTCGAAGCGGATGTCGAAGGTGTCCTCGATGGCGACCTGCAGCTCGATGACCGACAGCGAGTCCAGCTGGAGGCCGTCCTGCAGTTCGACGTCGTCGTGGAGGGCGTTGGCCGGGACGCCGAACAGATCGTCGATGACCTGGGCGACGCTGGTGTGGATGGGGGATGACATCGTGGGGGGTTCTCCGTTACCGCGGGGGGGCCGGGTCGTGCAGCGCCCGTCGACCCTCGAGGGCCTCGGCGCGCAGGGCGGCCTTGTCGATCTTGCCGGTGGCGTTGCGTGGGAGGACGTCGACGGCGGTGACCCGCCGGGGCACGGCATGTCGACCGATGCCGTCGTCGACCAGCGCACGAAGCGCCATCACGTCCAGTTCGGAGCCGGACCGCATGACGACTGTTGCGAACACCGCCTCGTCGTGCAGGCCGTCGGGCACCCCGAAGACCGCGGCCTCGGCAACGTCGGGATGGCTGGCGAGCAGCTGCTCCACCTCGACGGAGAAGACGTTGGCGCCGCCCCGCATGATGACGTCCTTGGCGCGGTCGAGCAGCCGGACGGTTCCGTCGGGCCCGACCGTGCCGATGTCGCCGGTGCGCAGCCAGCCGTCCACGATGACGTGGTCGGTGACCTCGGCGTCGTCGGCGTAGCCGGGGGTGACGTTGGCGCCGCGGACCAGCAGCTCGCCCGGATCGCCATCGGTGCGGACCTCCACACCGGGGATCGGGCGGCCGACCGTGCCCGGCATCGGCGGGGCCGAGGGGTCGTACCGCAGGGCCGTGGCGGGGCCGTGGGTCTCCGAGAGCCCCCACACGTCCCACAGCCGCAGGTCCGGGAACCGCCGGGCCAGGGTCGACGCGGTCTCCTGCGGCATGGGCGCGCCGCCGTAGATGAGGGTGCGCCAGGTCGGGATCGCCGTGTCGCCGGACCGTGCGAGCAGGCCGAGCCAGGCCGGGACCGCGTCGACGTAGGTGATGTTGGCCGTCGCCATCGCACGAGCTGCCCGGTGGGGCGTGGTCTCGGCGGGGATGACGTTCACGCCACCGACCAGCGGCATCGTGGTGGTCTGCGCCGACAGCGGGCCGATGTAGTGCAACGGCAGGCAGACGAAGGACCGGTCGGTGCCGTCGAGGCCGAGAAGGTGCACGTAGGCCATCGCGGCGTGGATCAGTCCGCCGGTCGTGACCCTGCTCATCTTGGGCACGCCGGTCGTGCCCGAGGTGGCGATCAGCGCGAGGGTCTGGTCCGGATCGGCCTCCTCGAAGGACTCGGGGGCCGCGGTGCCGTCCAGGGTCCAGGCCCGGGCTGCCTCGACGACCGCGACATCGGTGCCGAACGCGGCCGTGCGCGCGGCCTCGATGTGATCGGGGTCGGCAACCACGACCTCGGGGCGGGCCCGGTCGAGCTGGTCGCGCCACGCCGACGGCGAGAGGCTGGTGTTGAGGGGCAGGACGGTGACCCCGGCCCGGCTGGCCACGTAGGGCAGGAGGAACAGCGGGAGGTCGTGTCCCATGGCCACCGCGATGGTCGCGCCCTCGTCGGCGACGGACCGAACCGCCGTCGCGGCGCTGTCGACGGCCGCGTGCAGCTCGGCGTAGGTCAGCGTCCCGGCCGGCGCCACGACGGCCTGGCGTCGCCCGAACCGTCGTGCTGCTCGCCGGAGGACCGCGTCGTGGCTTGCCGGGCGGCCCACGAAGGCCTGGACCGTCGTGCCCAGGTGGGCAAGCGGCTCGAGGGCTGGCGATGGCATCTAGCGGTCCCTCTCGTGGAGGTCGTGGGCTGCGCTGGTGACGACGAGCACGGCGTTGTGACCTCCGAACCCGAACGAGGAGGACATCGCTGCCCGCAGGACACCTTCCCGAGGGTGCCCGAGGACGAGGTCGACCATACAAGCGGGGTCCTGGTGGACGGTGTTGAGGGTGGCCGGGACGACCCCGTGGTGGAGCGCCTGCACGGTCACCACTGCCTCGATCGCACCGGCGGCCCCCATGAGGTGGCCGAAGGAGGACTTGGGCGCGGTGACCGCCGGACGGTGGTCGCCGAACACGGTGGCCATCGCGGTGGCCTCCGCCAGGTCGCCGACGGGAGTTGAGGTGGCGTGGGCGTTGACGTGGTCGATGTCGCCGGGCCCCAGGCCCGCGTCGGCCAGCGCCAGCCGCATGGCACGGACGGCACCCTCGCCGTCGGGAGCAGGGCTGCTGGGATCCAGCGCATCGTTGGAGGCGCCGTAGCCCGCCAACCAGGCGATCGGCGCAGCCCCTCGGGCCGTCGCGTGCTCGGCGGTCTCCAGGACCAGGACCGCCGCCCCCTCCCCCGCGACGAAGCCGTCCCGGTCGACGTCGAAGGGTCGGCTGGCAACCGCGGGGTCGTCGTTGCGTCGCGACATCGCCCCGGCTGCATCGAACCCGGCGAGCAGGAGCGGGTTGATGGCCGCCTCGGTCCCGCCGACGACGGCCACGTCGGCCCGGCCGGCGCGCAGCAGGTCCAGGCCGGTGCCGATCGCGTCAGCCGCGGAGGCACACGCCGAGACCACGGCGCTGGCCGGCCCACGCAGGCCATGGCGCATGGCGACCTGCCCGGCCGCCATGTTGAGGGGCATGGCGATGGACAGGTAGGGACGGACCCGGTCGGGCCCGTCGGCCAGGAGGCGCTGGTGCTGGGTCGTGATCTCGTCGATGCCCCCCGCCCCGGAGGCGATGACGACGGCCACACGGTCGGCGTCCACCCCCTCCACCGGGTGCCGCACCGCCTGTGGATCGGGCGTCAGCAGTCCGGCGTGGACCAGCGCCTCCTCCGCGGCGATCAACGCGTATCGGGCGAACGGGTCGGTCTGGCGCTGCAGCCGTCTCGGCAACCTGTCCGACAGGTCGCCGGGGACCTCACAGGCGAAGCGGACGCGATGCCCGCTGGCGTCGAACCGGGTGATCGGCGCCGCACACGAGCGCCCCGCGAGCAGTCCGTCCCACAACGCGTCGGTACCGACGCCGTGGGGGCTGACGGCGCCGAGACCGGTGATCGCGACGTGGGCTGGGCTCATGGTGCAGGCATGGGTGGAGGACGGATGGATTCGTCCTGCCATACTGGCGGGTCGCAGATGGTAACCACCGAGCACGCAACGCCCGCGCCGGTCGATAGTGCCGCTCCCCCGGCGATCGAGGTGACGGGCCTGGTGAAGGCCTACGACGACCGGCGTGTCGTCGATCAGGTCGACCTCGCCGTGCCCGTGGGGCAGGTCGTGGCGTTGCTGGGCCCCAACGGCGCCGGCAAGACCACGACCGTGGAGTGCATCGAGGGCTTCCGCCGTCCCGACGCCGGCACGGTGCGCGTCCTCGGGCTGGACCCCGTCCGCGACCGCAACACGCTGACGCCCAAGCTGGGCGTGATGCTGCAGGAGGGAGGGGTCTGGCAGGCGGCCACCCCCCGCGAGGTGCTGAGGCTCTTCGCCCGCCTGCACCCGGACCGCTGGAACCCCGACGACCTGATCGAACGCCTCGCCCTGGGCACCGTTGCGGGCTCGAAGTACCGCAACCTGTCGGGCGGCGAGAAGCAGCGGCTGAACCTGGCGCTCGCGCTGGTCGGCCGTCCCGAGGTGCTGATCCTCGACGAGCCGACGACGGGCATGGACCCCGAGGTCCGCCAGCAGACCTGGGAGCTGATCCGCGGGCTGCGCAACGAGGGCACGTCGGTGCTGCTGACCACCCACTTCATGCAGGAGGCCGAGGTGCTGGCCGACCAGGTCGCCATCATGGCGCGCGGCCGGATGCTGGCCGAGGACTCACCCGCCGGGCTGATCGCCACGCATGCACCGCCCGGCATCGTCGTCACCACGCCGGACCGGATCGACGCCGAGTCGCTGTCGGACCGCCTGGACGGCGCACTCGTGCTGGCCGACACCGCCGACCGCTGGCTGGTCGACGCCGGCGAACGGGATCCTCAGTCGTTGCTGGTCGGGATCACCACCTGGTTCGCCGACAACGGCCGCCACCTGACCTCGATCGCCACGGGCGGCGAGGGGCTGGAGGCCGCGTACCTGGAGCTGACGCGTCAGGCGTTCGGCGAGCCAGCGACGCTGCCGGACGGCGCGGGCGGCGGCATGCCCCTGGAGGCCCGCCGATGATGGGCGCGGTCAGCCGGTTGTCGGCCCAGACGGTGATGGAGCTGAAGCTGATGCTCCGCAACGCCGAGAACCTCATCGTCACCTTCGGCATCCCGACGGGGATGCTCATCTTCTTCTCCATCATCCGCGTGCTGCCGACCCCGGACGACACCGAGCCGGTGGCCTTCCTGGCCCCGGGCATCCTCGCGCTCAGCGTCATCGGCGCGGCGATGGTGTCGCTCGGCATCCAGACCGGATTCGAGCGGTTCTACCTCGTCCTCAAGCGGCTGGGTGCCACGCCGCTGCGCCGCTGGGAGCTGATCGCCAGCAAGGCGCTGGCGGTGCTGCTGACGGAGATCGCCCAGGTGGTCGTCGTGGTCGGCGTGGCCCTGGCGTTGGGCTGGCGTCCGCAGGTCGACCAGCTGGCGCTGGCGGTCCCGGCGCTGCTGCTGGGCACCTCGGCCTTCGTGGGGATCGGCCTGTCGATGGCCGGCCGGTTGCGCGCTGTGGCCACCCTGGCGGCGACCAACGCGCTGTTCCTCGTCTTGCTGGTGTCCTCGGGGATCATCTTCCCGCTGGACCGGCTGCCGGAGGTCATGCAGTTCGGCGCCCGCCTGCTGCCTGCCGCCCCGCTGACCGACTGGCTGCGTGCGGCCTTCGACGGCGCGCAGATCCCCGTCGCCTCGCTGATCGCCCTTCCCGCCTGGGCCGTCGGCGCCCCGATCCTGGCCTCCCGCATCTTCCGCTGGGAGTAGGCACTCCCTCGGCGCGAGGGCTTGGGCCGCCCCTCCAGCGCGAGGGCCCGGCCGGCCCTCCAGCGCGGGTGCTTGGCCGCCCTCCAGCGCGTGGGCTCGGCCGCCCTCCGGCGGCGTGTGCGTTCCCCTCCTCTGGGGTCAGCCGATCCCGCACGCCCTGACACCTCGTGCGCGATCCCACGCCGATGGGGGCGGGCATGCCGCACGAGCGTCGGGGGCGTGCGACATGGGCCGCACGGACAGGCGTGCATCGCGCACGCCGTCCGGGCCGACGGGGCGCCCGGACGGGGCCTGGAGGACGCTCCCCCGAGCTGATCCGGTCCTAGACGAACACGTCCGCGGCGAGGGCGAAGAACAGCAGGCCGAGGTAGGCGATGGAGAAGCGGAAGACCGCCATCGCGGGGCCGTGGACCTCCTCGTCCTCCTCGGCCCGCAGGCCGACTCGGTGCAGGCGGAGGGTCAGCTGGGCGAAGCGGATGCCCAGCAGCATCGCGATCACCATGTACAGCGGACCGGCGCCGGCGACGAGCCCGAGGGCCAGCGAGAAGCCGACCATGATGAAGGTGTAGCCAACGATCTGGCGGGTCGTCTCGAGCGTCCCAGCGACGACCGGCAACATCGGGAACGACGCGGCCGCGTAGTCCTCCTTGTACCGCAGGGCCAGAGCCCAGAAGTGCGGGGGCGTCCACAGGAACACGATGGCGAACATCAGCCACGGCACCAGCGACAGGTCGTTGGTGACGGCCGACCAGCCGGCGAGCACGGGAACACAGCCCGCCGCGCCGCCGATGACGATGTTCTGCACCGTCCGGGGCTTGAGGTAGGCGGTGTACACCAGCACGTAGAAGACGTTGGCGGCCAGCACCAGCAGGGCGGTCAGCAGGTTCGCCCACGTCCACAACATCCCGAAGGAGATGACCTGGAGGAGGGCGGAGAAGACGATCGCGGCTCGCGGCTCGATGCGGTGGTTGGGCATCGGACGGCGGCGCGTGCGGGCCATCAGCTTGTCGGCCTCGCGCTCGATGATGGAGTTGAACGCGTTGGCGCTGCAGGCTCCGAGCGTCCCGCCGACCAGCGTGACGAAGACCAGCCCGGCCGACGGCAGCCCATCGGCCGCGACGACCATGGCCGGCAGGGTCGTGACCAGCAGTAGCTCGACGATGCGGGGCTTGGTCAGCGCGACGTAGGCGCGGACGACGTCGCCGACGCTGGTGCCGGTGACCTCGGTGGTGGTGGAGGAGCTCACGCGGGGACCTCGACGAGGGTGTCGGTGGTGACGTCGACGGCGGACTGCTCGTCGGCGCGGCACAGGCTGATCAGGACCATGACCATGGCGGCAAGGATCCACGAGGCCACGGCCAGGTGTGGGATGACGGACAGGAACGACAGCGACGACCACAGGTTGGCGACGCCGAGCAGGACCTGGATGCCGGTCAACGACGCGGCGACGCGCGCCCAGGTCTGCGGCGCACCGCCGATCCCTGCACGACGCATGCGACCGGCCGTCGCCATGGCCAGGCCGGCGACGACGAAGCCGAGGTACCGGTGGACGACGTTGACGGCTTCCGGCTCCATGGTGATCGGTCCGATGGAGAACAGCCCGAGCGCGGGGTCGTTGACGAACGCCAGTCCGCCCATGACGCCGGTGAGGTGTCCTCCGACGAGGATCTGCAGCCACAGCACCCCGGTGACGACGGCGGCGAAGCGCCACATGCGCACGAGCCGCTCGGCGCGGGACGGCCTCCGCAGGGGCCCTTGGGATCGGGCGGCCACGTAGACGAGCAGGGCCATGGTGGCGGTCCCGAGGCCGAGGTGGGTGGTGACCAGCTCGACCTTCACGAGGTTCCACACCACAAGGGCGCCGAGGAGGGCCTGGATGTTGACGGCCACCGCGGCAGCGACGACGGGCCACAGCAGCCCCGGCGTCCGGCGATGGCGAGCCAGGACCCAGACGAGCAGCGCGGCGACCATCAGGCCGAGCACGCCGGCGACCAGCCGGTGGCTGTGCTCCAGCCACACGTTGAGCCCCGACACCGATCGACCGAGGCCGTCAACGGCGCTCACGTCGACGGGCGGCAGGAAGTCGCCGCCGCTGAAGCAGCCGGGCCACGTCGGACAGGCGAGTCCGGAATCGGTGGCACGGGTCGCACCGCCGATGGCGATCACCACGAGGGAGGTGATCGCGGCAACGACGGAGAGGCGGCGGAAGCCGGAAGAGGGCATGGCAGGCGTGTCAGGCACGATGAGGAAGCGTCCCCGGGTCGGGATGGCGGCCGGCGGAGGGGGCACGCGGGCCACGGGGGACGTCGGAGTTTACGCCCTCCGGGCGCGTCGGCCCCAACCCGTACTTGGTGGGTCGGACAACAAACCTCTGGGCTCGCGCGCGCGGGCCCACGAGTGGCCGAGGTGTCGGTCGCCCACCGGACCGGATAGCCTGCCCCATGTGACCGACAACGACTCCCTTGCCGTCAGCGCCATCCGTGCCCTGTCCATCGACGCCGTCGAGCGGGCCAACTCCGGGCATCCCGGTGCCCCGATGGGCCTTGCGCCGCTGACCCACACGCTGTTCACGAAGCACCTGGTGCACAACCCCAGCAACCCGAACTGGATCGACCGCGACCGGTTCGTGCTGTCCTGTGGCCACGCATCCATGCTGCTGTACTCCACGCTGCACCTCACCGGGTACGACGTGTCGATGGAGGACATCAAGAACTTCCGGCAGCTGGAGTCGCGGACACCGGGTCACCCCGAGTCCTTCGCCACGCCCGGCGTCGAGACGACCACGGGTCCCCTGGGTCAGGGCCTGGCCAACGGCGTTGGCTTCGCGCTGGCCGAGAAGATGCTGGCCGCCCGGTTCAACACCGAGGACACCACCATCGTCGACCACCGCACCTGGGTGCTGGCCTCCGACGGTGACCTCATGGAGGGCGTCGCCGCCGAGGCCTGCTCGCTGGCCGGCCACCTCGGCCTGGACAAGCTGATCGTCTTCTGGGACGACAACGAGATCACCCTCGACGGGCCGGCCTCCTGGTCGTTCTCCACCGAGGACGTCGTCAAGCGCTTCGACGCCTACGGCTGGCGCACGCTCGAGGTCGACGACGGCAACGACCTCGGCGCGCTGGACAAGGTGATGGAGGAGGCCAAGCAGTCCGACGGCCGCCCCACGCTCGTCCGCGTCCGCACCACCATCGGCTACGGCGCCCCCACCAAGGCCGGCACCGCCAAGGCCCACGGCTCCCCCCTGGGCGCGGAGGAGGCTGCGGCCGCCAAGGCGGCCTACGGCTGGTCCCACGAGCCCTTCGAGGTGCCCGACGAGGTCTACGAGGCCACCAGCCAGGTCGAGCGCGGCAAGGTCGCCGAGGAGGCGTGGAACACCCTCTACGCCAGCTACGAGGAGGCACACCCCGACCTCGCAGAGGAGCTGGAGCGGGCGTTCGCCGGCGAGCTCGCCGAGGACTGGGACGCCGCGCTGCCCGAGTTCGACGACGGCCACAGCGAGGCCACCCGCTCCACGAGCGGTGCGGTCATCCAGCGCCTCGCGGCCACGGTCCCCGAGCTGGTCGGCGGCTCCG
The nucleotide sequence above comes from Euzebya pacifica. Encoded proteins:
- a CDS encoding COX15/CtaA family protein, whose product is MPDTPAMPSSGFRRLSVVAAITSLVVIAIGGATRATDSGLACPTWPGCFSGGDFLPPVDVSAVDGLGRSVSGLNVWLEHSHRLVAGVLGLMVAALLVWVLARHRRTPGLLWPVVAAAVAVNIQALLGALVVWNLVKVELVTTHLGLGTATMALLVYVAARSQGPLRRPSRAERLVRMWRFAAVVTGVLWLQILVGGHLTGVMGGLAFVNDPALGLFSIGPITMEPEAVNVVHRYLGFVVAGLAMATAGRMRRAGIGGAPQTWARVAASLTGIQVLLGVANLWSSLSFLSVIPHLAVASWILAAMVMVLISLCRADEQSAVDVTTDTLVEVPA
- the tkt gene encoding transketolase, with product MTDNDSLAVSAIRALSIDAVERANSGHPGAPMGLAPLTHTLFTKHLVHNPSNPNWIDRDRFVLSCGHASMLLYSTLHLTGYDVSMEDIKNFRQLESRTPGHPESFATPGVETTTGPLGQGLANGVGFALAEKMLAARFNTEDTTIVDHRTWVLASDGDLMEGVAAEACSLAGHLGLDKLIVFWDDNEITLDGPASWSFSTEDVVKRFDAYGWRTLEVDDGNDLGALDKVMEEAKQSDGRPTLVRVRTTIGYGAPTKAGTAKAHGSPLGAEEAAAAKAAYGWSHEPFEVPDEVYEATSQVERGKVAEEAWNTLYASYEEAHPDLAEELERAFAGELAEDWDAALPEFDDGHSEATRSTSGAVIQRLAATVPELVGGSADLAGSNKTMIESSGAVTRDLFAARNINYGVREHAMAGMANGMILHGGVRPFIGTFLTFSDYMRGSMRLSALSGLGVIYVFTHDSIGLGEDGPTHQPIEHIASLRTIPNLRVIRPADARETVGAWLEAVQRTDGPTALALSRQNLPVLTGSSADQVSMGAYALNDVADPDIVLVGTGSEVQLCVAAAEKLAEEDDLAVRVVSMPCMELLADGDPDYADELLGGGDAPVLSVEAGVSFGWERWADDHVAMDDFGASAPAEVLFEEFGFTPAAVADAARDLLEEWEDDE